CACTCGAGAAGGACCTGAACGCCGCCATCGAGCTGTCTCAGACGCTGGGGACGAAGTTCATCACGGTTCCCTACCTCGCCGAGGAACGACGACGAGACGCCGACGGCTGGAAGCGCGTCGCCGGGATCATGTCCGGCATCGGCGAGAAGCTCGCGGCGCACGGGATCGTCTTTTGCTACCACAATCACTCGTTCGAGTTCCAGCAGTTCGATGGCAAGTACGGTCTCGACATCCTGTACGAGAACTCGGACCCACGATACCTGAAGGCGCAGCTCGACACGTACTGGGTGCGTCACGGCGGGGCCGACCCCGCCGCCTACATCCGCAAGATGAAGGGCAGAGCGCCGCTGATCCACCTCAAGGACTGGGACAAGGCGGACGGCTCGTTCGCCGAAGTGGGCGAAGGAACGCTCGACTGGAAGGGTATCTTCGCTGCCGCCGAGGATGGCGGGGCGGAGTGGTATCTCGTCGAGCAGGACACCTGCAAGCGTCCTCCCATCGAGAGCGCGCGGCTGAGCTGCGACAACCTGCGCAAAATGGGCAAGCTTTCGTGACACGGTTCCGCCGAGCTCTGTGGGCATGGGTTGCGGCAGGCTGCTGCGCCTTCGTTGTGGCGGCTGCAACGGGGTGCGCCGCGCCGCAGCCCTTGCCCAGCGCCGAGGAATGGGAGGACCCCAGCGACCCGAACGTCCGGGCTGAATCGACCGTCACCAAGTCGGGAACCATCGCCGCCGATGAAGTGTGGTCCGGGGCGATCCTCGTGCGCGGCGAGGTGTTCGTGCCGGAGGGCAGAACCGTCACCGTGGAGCCGAACGCGCGAATCCTGTTCGCCACGGACTCAGAGCCCTCGTCGAAGATCGTCGTGGAGGGGGCGTTCTATGCTCAAGGCGACTTCCAGCGCTCCGTCTTCTTCGCAGCGGACGCGAGAACGAAGGCATGGCACGGCGTGCTCTTCGAGCCGGGCAGCGCCGGACGGGTTTCATACGGGCAGTTCCAATACGAGACGCGGCTTCACATACGATCCAGCGCCGTGGGCGTGACGTTCTCGCAGTTCAGCGACAACACGG
This sequence is a window from Candidatus Poribacteria bacterium. Protein-coding genes within it:
- a CDS encoding sugar phosphate isomerase/epimerase, coding for MSRPLVGLQLYTVRNEAAKDFVGVVKQVAAMGYEGVETAVPPGMTAEGLRKLLDDLGLKTPGGHYNLEALEKDLNAAIELSQTLGTKFITVPYLAEERRRDADGWKRVAGIMSGIGEKLAAHGIVFCYHNHSFEFQQFDGKYGLDILYENSDPRYLKAQLDTYWVRHGGADPAAYIRKMKGRAPLIHLKDWDKADGSFAEVGEGTLDWKGIFAAAEDGGAEWYLVEQDTCKRPPIESARLSCDNLRKMGKLS
- a CDS encoding right-handed parallel beta-helix repeat-containing protein, whose amino-acid sequence is MVSRRAGHLQASSHRERAAELRQPAQNGQAFVTRFRRALWAWVAAGCCAFVVAAATGCAAPQPLPSAEEWEDPSDPNVRAESTVTKSGTIAADEVWSGAILVRGEVFVPEGRTVTVEPNARILFATDSEPSSKIVVEGAFYAQGDFQRSVFFAADARTKAWHGVLFEPGSAGRVSYGQFQYETRLHIRSSAVGVTFSQFSDNTGAAVTVEAASPTVEDNVFRTNVVAVRCLRQASPDILNNTIIGNVYGVVAEDGSQPNIARNVIASNRQQGIVSQGASSPHVNSNNIVRNGGYAVQDGGRLSDNFIQGNNGTVPIAVDTSLSVNSAQLFGVEEVVSARSSPVPEAGDRRTR